A genome region from Coffea arabica cultivar ET-39 chromosome 7e, Coffea Arabica ET-39 HiFi, whole genome shotgun sequence includes the following:
- the LOC140010983 gene encoding G-type lectin S-receptor-like serine/threonine-protein kinase LECRK3, whose translation MAAFLFFFLLTTFHSRIAAQQRPLNISLGSSLTPTGNSSSWLSPSGIFALGFYQQRNGYAVGIFLAGIPQKTAVWTANRDSPIFSSNVSLILSTDGRLILQQPEGQDITVVDPSEPISSASMLDSGNFVLYDSVKRIIWQSFEHPTNSLLPGQRLAADQELISSASETDDSKGIFRLKMQTDGHLVQYPVGTTDVAENSYWSSGTNGDGTKKRRLYESRE comes from the coding sequence ATGGCTGctttcttgttcttcttccTTTTAACAACATTCCATTCAAGAATAGCAGCTCAACAAAGGCCTCTTAACATTAGTTTAGGTTCTTCTTTAACCCCCACAGGCAACTCATCATCATGGTTGTCGCCATCTGGGATATTTGCCCTTGGATTCTATCAGCAACGCAATGGCTACGCGGTTGGGATCTTTCTTGCTGGAATTCCCCAAAAAACTGCTGTTTGGACTGCCAACAGGGACAGCCCCATCTTTTCGAGCAACGTTTCACTGATTTTATCTACGGATGGCAGGCTAATTTTGCAACAGCCAGAAGGCCAAGACATAACTGTTGTTGATCCTTCTGAACCTATTTCATCAGCTTCTATGTTggattctggaaattttgttttatacgATTCTGTTAAGAGAATCATTTGGCAGAGTTTCGAGCATCCAACCAATAGTTTGTTGCCTGGTCAGCGATTGGCAGCTGATCAGGAGCTCATATCCAGTGCTTCAGAAACTGATGATTCGAAGGGGATTTTTCGTCTGAAGATGCAAACGGATGGACACCTTGTACAGTACCCTGTGGGCACAACAGATGTAGCGGAAAATTCTTACTGGTCATCTGGAACTAATGGAGACGGTACGAAAAAGCGTAGACTGTACGAGTCCCGAGAGTGA
- the LOC113700625 gene encoding G-type lectin S-receptor-like serine/threonine-protein kinase LECRK3 produces the protein MAVERARWAATGDGEPRSGGALGSRAAAGCGQWRRCGGRHCLAGGDGGWWRSAEWRRWTREKRDGRAAAVGCCVMGVAAQVWAYKLVSQFRNAEFVENVAPRAFTFAELEQATNEFREELGRGAFGAVYKGILPDCEKVVAVKKLEKVLAEGEKEFQNEITVIGKTHHRNLVRLLGYCLDGAKRLLVYEYMSNGSLADVLLKPENHPSWDERIKIARDIARGVLYLHEECETQIIHCDIKPQNILMDENRCPKISDFGLAKLLKRDQTRTYTTFRGTKGYVAPEWYRKMPVTVKADVYSFGIVLLEIICCRKSLDWSFSEDQAVLEDWAYQCFKAGELYKLVGDQEVVDMRKLERMMKIALWCIQDEPALRPSMKKVLLMLEGTVDIPDPPSPTSFLSST, from the exons ATGGCGGTGGAGCGCGCAAGGTGGGCCGCGACTGGCGACGGAGAGCCGCGCTCTGGTGGAGCGCTGGGGTCGCGGGCGGCGGCTGGTTGCGGACAGTGGAGGCGATGTGGTGGACGGCACTGTCTGGCGGGCGGCGATGGGGGCTGGTGGAGGTCCGCTGAGTGGCGGCGGTGGACCAGAGAGAAGAGAGATGGGAGAGCTGCGGCGGTAGGCTGCTGCGTGATGGGGGTTGCGGCGCAA GTATGGGCTTATAAGCTGGTATCACAATTCAGAAATGCTGAATTTGTTGAGAATGTGGCTCCAAGGGCCTTCACTTTTGCTGAATTGGAGCAAGCAACAAATGAATTCAGAGAAGAGTTGGGCAGAGGAGCATTTGGGGCTGTGTATAAAGGGATTTTGCCAGATTGTGAGAAGGTTGTGGCTGTGAAGAAACTTGAGAAAGTATTAGCAGAAGGCGAAAAGGAGTTTCAGAATGAAATCACAGTGATTGGGAAAACACATCACCGCAATCTTGTCCGGCTGCTCGGCTACTGCCTTGACGGAGCTAAGAGGCTTCTAGTTTATGAGTACATGAGCAATGGATCATTGGCAGACGTCCTTCTCAAACCAGAGAACCATCCGAGTTGGGACGAAAGAATTAAAATTGCCCGCGACATTGCAAGAGGTGTTCTTTACTTACATGAAGAGTGTGAGACACAAATCATCCACTGTGACATTAAACCTCAGAATATACTCATGGATGAAAACAGGTGTCCCAAGATTTCTGATTTTGGGCTTGCAAAGCTATTAAAGCGTGATCAAACAAGAACTTACACAACTTTTAGAGGAACAAAAGGTTATGTTGCACCAGAATGGTACAGGAAGATGCCTGTGACAGTTAAAGCAGACGTTTACAGCTTTGGGATTGTGCTGTTGGAGATCATATGCTGCCGAAAAAGTCTAGACTGGAGCTTTTCTGAGGATCAAGCTGTTCTTGAAGATTGGGCTTACCAGTGTTTCAAAGCCGGAGAGCTGTATAAATTGGTTGGTGATCAGGAGGTTGTTGACATGAGAAAACTGGAAAGAATGATGAAGATAGCTCTCTGGTGCATCCAAGATGAGCCAGCACTTCGTCCATCCATGAAGAAAGTTCTTCTGATGCTCGAAGGAACTGTTGATATTCCAGATCCTCCCAGTCCTACATCGTTTTTAAGTTCCACATAA